A genome region from Brassica oleracea var. oleracea cultivar TO1000 chromosome C2, BOL, whole genome shotgun sequence includes the following:
- the LOC106324887 gene encoding rac-like GTP-binding protein ARAC10 isoform X2 has protein sequence MASKFIKCVTVGDGAVGKTCMLICYTSNKFPTDYIPTVFDNFSANVVVEGTTVNLGLWDTAGQEDYNRLRPLSYRGADVFVLSFSLVSRASYENVFKKWIPELQHFAPGVPLVLVGTKLDLREDRHYLADHPGLSPVTTAQGEELRKLIGATYYIECSSKTQQNVKAVFDSAIKEVIKPVVKQKEKTKKKKKQKSTHGCLSILCGRMVTRH, from the exons ATGGCTTCAAAGTTCATAAAATGTGTAACTGTTGGAGATGGCGCCGTTGGTAAAACCTGTATGCTCATCTGCTACACCAGCAACAAATTCCCTACT GACTACATACCAACAGTGTTTGACAACTTTAGTGCAAACGTTGTAGTTGAAGGCACCACTGTGAACTTAGGACTATGGGACACTGCTG GGCAAGAAGACTATAACAGATTAAGGCCTTTAAGTTACAGAGGAGCAGATGTTTTCGTCTTGTCTTTCTCATTGGTCAGCCGAGCTAGCTACGAGAATGTCTTTAAAAAG TGGATCCCTGAACTCCAGCACTTTGCCCCCGGAGTTCCATTAGTCCTTGTTGGTACCAAATTAG ATCTCCGTGAAGATAGGCACTATTTGGCTGACCACCCTGGACTATCTCCTGTAACCACTGCACAG GGAGAGGAACTGCGTAAGCTAATTGGAGCAACATATTACATTGAATGCAGCTCAAAAACTCAACAG AACGTGAAAGCAGTTTTTGATTCTGCAATCAAGGAAGTGATCAAACCGGTGGTTAAACAAAAGGAGAAGACAAAGAAGAAGAAGAAGCAAAAGTCAACACATGGGTGTTTATC CATTCTCTGTGGGAGGATGGTGACTCGGCATTGA
- the LOC106324887 gene encoding rac-like GTP-binding protein ARAC10 isoform X1, with protein MASKFIKCVTVGDGAVGKTCMLICYTSNKFPTDYIPTVFDNFSANVVVEGTTVNLGLWDTAGQEDYNRLRPLSYRGADVFVLSFSLVSRASYENVFKKWIPELQHFAPGVPLVLVGTKLDLREDRHYLADHPGLSPVTTAQGEELRKLIGATYYIECSSKTQQNVKAVFDSAIKEVIKPVVKQKEKTKKKKKQKSTHGCLSSILCGRMVTRH; from the exons ATGGCTTCAAAGTTCATAAAATGTGTAACTGTTGGAGATGGCGCCGTTGGTAAAACCTGTATGCTCATCTGCTACACCAGCAACAAATTCCCTACT GACTACATACCAACAGTGTTTGACAACTTTAGTGCAAACGTTGTAGTTGAAGGCACCACTGTGAACTTAGGACTATGGGACACTGCTG GGCAAGAAGACTATAACAGATTAAGGCCTTTAAGTTACAGAGGAGCAGATGTTTTCGTCTTGTCTTTCTCATTGGTCAGCCGAGCTAGCTACGAGAATGTCTTTAAAAAG TGGATCCCTGAACTCCAGCACTTTGCCCCCGGAGTTCCATTAGTCCTTGTTGGTACCAAATTAG ATCTCCGTGAAGATAGGCACTATTTGGCTGACCACCCTGGACTATCTCCTGTAACCACTGCACAG GGAGAGGAACTGCGTAAGCTAATTGGAGCAACATATTACATTGAATGCAGCTCAAAAACTCAACAG AACGTGAAAGCAGTTTTTGATTCTGCAATCAAGGAAGTGATCAAACCGGTGGTTAAACAAAAGGAGAAGACAAAGAAGAAGAAGAAGCAAAAGTCAACACATGGGTGTTTATC AAGCATTCTCTGTGGGAGGATGGTGACTCGGCATTGA
- the LOC106325475 gene encoding uncharacterized protein LOC106325475, which yields MEVVHSDPAHDPETRYDPRCCSCFPSFRSRSSPALGYSSWGRIRTADDNNNHGPDEPRWWKRAALKVREWSEIAAGPRWKTFIRRFNRDPRRGRDWDAGEKFQYDPLSYALNFDDDDEDEYVGLGGFRSFSTRYASVPVQSGKAPTVSPPRKEVLES from the coding sequence ATGGAGGTAGTGCATTCCGACCCGGCCCATGATCCGGAAACCCGATACGATCCACGTTGCTGCTCCTGCTTCCCCAGCTTCCGATCGAGAAGCTCCCCCGCCCTCGGATACTCCTCCTGGGGACGAATCCGCACCGCCGACGATAATAACAATCACGGCCCCGACGAGCCGCGGTGGTGGAAACGCGCGGCTCTGAAGGTCCGAGAGTGGTCGGAGATCGCGGCCGGTCCGCGGTGGAAGACGTTCATCCGGCGGTTCAACCGCGATCCGCGGCGGGGACGCGACTGGGACGCGGGGGAGAAGTTTCAATACGATCCGTTGAGCTACGCTCTGAACTTCGACGACGACGACGAGGACGAGTACGTCGGGTTGGGAGGATTCAGAAGCTTCTCGACGCGATACGCTTCGGTTCCGGTGCAGTCAGGCAAAGCTCCGACGGTTTCTCCGCCGCGTAAAGAGGTATTGGAGAGTTAG
- the LOC106326443 gene encoding bidirectional sugar transporter SWEET5-like, whose translation MTDIETARTVVGAIGNVIAFGLYSAPIPTMVKICKMKSVAEFMPDPYIATVINCMMWAFYGLPFVTPDNILVITNNGVGLVMELVYVIIFFIFATSPVRKKITIAIVIEVIFMAVVVFCTLYFLHTPKQRSMLVGILCIIFNVIMYAAPLTAMAQVIKTKSVKYMPFSLSLANFMNGAIWIVYSCLKFDLYILIPNVLGCLSGTIQLILYAVYYKTTNWKDDDEDNENSNSNAEIEQSQA comes from the exons ATGACGGACATCGAAACTGCCCGGACGGTCGTCGGAGCCATCG GAAACGTGATCGCCTTCGGCTTGTACTCCGCTCCAAT ACCAACGATGGTGAAGATATGTAAGATGAAATCGGTTGCAGAGTTTATGCCAGATCCATATATAGCTACAGTTATAAACTGCATGATGTGGGCCTTTTACGGACTTCCTTTTGTTACACCTGATAATATCCTCGTCATCACCAATAATGGAGTTGGTCTTGTCATGGAACTCGTGTATGTCATCATCTTCTTCATCTTTGCTACCTCGCCTGTCCGC AAAAAGATCACAATAGCTATCGTGATTGAGGTGATATTCATGGCTGTGGTGGTCTTCTGCACATTGTATTTTTTGCATACACCAAAACAGAGATCTATGCTTGTTGGGATCTTATGCATTATTTTCAATGTTATCATGTATGCGGCTCCTTTAACCGCCATG GCACAAGTAATAAAGACAAAGAGCGTGAAGTACATGCCGTTCTCCCTGTCTTTAGCCAACTTCATGAACGGAGCCATTTGGATAGTTTATTCATGTCTTAAATTTGACCTCTATATTTTG ATCCCAAATGTTCTTGGATGCCTATCAGGAACAATACAATTAATATTATACGCAGTTTACTATAAAACAACTAACTGGAAAGACGATGATGAAGATAACGAAAATAGCAACTCAAATGCTGAAATCGAGCAATCCCAAGCTTGA